One segment of Stegostoma tigrinum isolate sSteTig4 chromosome 26, sSteTig4.hap1, whole genome shotgun sequence DNA contains the following:
- the LOC125464362 gene encoding leukemia inhibitory factor-like — protein MELGAGILQILVLLSLCCLNISAAPILNKTMTMSYQLAVELNRSASTLLDLYLSAQGFPFSNDNAKLDVCRVDVKCLPRGPLADMESNDMLRRIHTGVKQFDLHLKNVEDQQKNMNSLKKEMHDELKNTRTQLISLQSNLRLILDIRGHHVPEELECSPEHISIPNNLFKQKQQGCAILREFKRYMKQLLKRFLQLSRNAHGKAAVNS, from the exons ATGGAACTTGGAGCAG ggattctacaaatactcGTGCTGTTGTCTTTATGTTGTCTCAACATCAGCGCTGCTCCTATATTGAATAAAACAATGACTATGAGCTACCAACTAGCAGTTGAATTAAATCGCTCTGCCTCAACTTTACTAGATTTATAT CTGTCTGCTCAAGGCTTTCCTTTCTCTAATGATAATGCCAAACTAGATGTGTGCAGAGTTGATGTGAAGTGCCTTCCCAGAGGACCACTAGCCGATATGGAGAGCAATGACATGCTTAGGAGAATACACACTGGTGTAAAACAGTTTGATTTGCACTTGAAAAATGTTGAGGACCAGCAGAAGAATATGAACTCTCTGAAGAAAGAAATGCATGATGAGCTTAAAAATACTCGGACACAGCTAATATCGCTGCAGTCAAACCTCCGGTTGATTCTGGACATCAGAGGTCATCATGTTCCCGAAGAGTTAGAATGTTCTCCAGAACACATTAGCATCCCTAATAATCTGTTTAAACAAAAGCAACAAGGATGTGCAATACTGCGAGAGTTTAAAAGGTATATGAAGCAATTGTTAAAGCGTTTTCTTCAGTTATCGAGGAATGCGCATGGGAAAGCAGCTGTCAACTCATAG